The proteins below are encoded in one region of Oncorhynchus masou masou isolate Uvic2021 chromosome 15, UVic_Omas_1.1, whole genome shotgun sequence:
- the bptf gene encoding nucleosome-remodeling factor subunit BPTF: MRGKRGRPPKTLRMQEPSSEPERGLRPRRELRAKGRGSAEVDFESPKRGNNSSSRGRRKVGSSRGRGRGRGCGGRGTRGRRSIARSVVYDDHESDEDDDAVSLRSEEDELIEEETITDEEEEALNEESDPLEEILEEDDDDASYCTESSFRSQSTHGSTPGRKRTRVHCPRSPIFEEKEIPPLELPRTSEDLMVPSEELLNVSSIYEVLRNFSTVLRLSPFRFEDFCAALVSQEQCTLMAETHTALLKAILREEDTSNTTFGPADLKDSVNSTLYFIDGMTWPEVVRAYCESDQEYHHVLPYQEVEDYPYGPLDSKIKVLQFLVDQFLTTNIAREELMSEGVVQYDDHCRVCHRLGDLLCCETCSAVYHLECVKPPLVEVPEDEWQCEICVAHKVPGVTDCVTEMQKSKPYIRQEPIGYDRHRRQYWFLNRRIIVEEDGEHDKKKIWYYSTKVQLGELIECLDKEYWENDLCAVLEEMREEVHTHMDITEDLTNKARGNNKAFLTAANDEILERVQGRPERRAAEQAEKASTDTTKIEEETPTHCTQLPDHRELQDSESKEETSSQEDKPVDSESHGEEDPSAQCQPTPPTPHPGDENSNSSHVSAPGVLRRPEEPNLADRSSQSSITSQDDTGEGKEIGNGEGSASGWTNNRIVTRLRNPESKLSQQKTQGDGSPTPRDSKETSPPSSESEVALLGTVRKELAVKDNLNNFFKLGQEGKFRVYHNQFSTNTLGLNKHQHREDHDKRRHLSHKFSLTPAADFKWNGSIHGSKVLTISTLRLTIIQLETNVPAPFLHPNWASHRTNWIKAVQMCSKAREFALALAIMECAIKPVVMLPVWKDALGHTRLHRMTSMEREEKEKGKKREKKLEDEETMQQATWVKYTIPIKHQVWKQKGEEYRVTGYGGWSWVSKTHVHRFVPRLPGNTNVNYRKALEAAKTGKENATSCPNKRKCLPKAPTSSETQTKEESTPITEEKDQEETSTMESSGSTSPGEGQTLKEKEEKNITDVEEKKDDQVEEKTEDKMDVDPSPPDTCLSEEKGIVDSKCPSSLTDPAVKEEPREEEEPKQEDSEAKPPVRPFNWDVVNVSEGFQLRTAYKKKVKTSKLDGLLERRVKQFTLEEKQRLERLKQQSALAKHTVSKEKVNTGTPTTIKASTADKLAVTPCKSLKTEGQVDSVVKDTIVKRLDFDQEQQVKSQPSGEKDNLDVRLGSTCTPQAAGATGPNLNTTELPNHESSVQGNGGDALSQTELNGGSQKSIDLNNKVNLTSLEPALGAPKPPRAEVTTTGENGRKHGYEETEQGNGQREIESKPHLVQVNGKDAVDTKAPVDSKMHLNLANKVDTKVMLQTLEGEIKTLPVKEPVKSIMNGTLSQDGLKVNNTVLATSPVTADVERRVVVSESDYLPPQKVARLENNGDRVADSVTSSLLGPPTGVPTVSNSTKSEPMEIGQTASNKITPFPIPTAEESSLSNNTTVNSSSSTGVLKTITQVTTTTTTTMSTESRTVQIAEVSSSTKPAVTPAAESSAVSTLTTMTKTTVTRVSSPTLGATVSKETKTVVTAMLTDAKSGPSGSSVTSMTVSKEYSTRDRVRLLKFSRSKKTRSGTALPSYRKFVTKSSKKSIFVLPNDDLKKLARRGGIREVPIFNYNAKPALDIWPYPSPRPTFGITWRYRLQTVKSLAGVSLMLRLLWACLRWDDMAVKPSPAVGTTRTESSETAITTTEIIKRRDVGPHGIRSEYCIRKIICPIGVTEAPKETPTPQRKGLRSSALRPKKPEPAKQTGPIILETWVAEEELEIWEIRAFSERVEREKAQAADQAKKRLEQQKPGATTSTPTSTPTTSASGTPASLTSQVTPGTKLVLATKLGTPVTFQQNKNFHQSFASWVKQGQGSPVSTCSRATVANSIVTTSGQTFQISASPVTMAGQVITAKLPIPANSKIVTVNMPTTQGGMVQVQQNVLGIIPSSTPGNQRTYSSFQNRNATINIRPNNSTSTTTQPVIATGAQIRPGMSVIRSPLQQGTTMGKTIIRTPLMMQQGQQQVVTQIIRGQPVSTAVSSASPVQTSAGQRMLGAAPSPRPVTPATGQAPSPSTPQGGRPQQGQVKLTLAQLTQLTQGAQGGNQGLTVVIQGQGQTTGQLQVIPQGVTVIPGPGQQLMQAAMPNGQVQRFLFTPGASAPTPATTASAAVTPVTAPTTTPSAIAPVQPLQQAIAPVQPPQQAIAPPPALAPAPPSVSTHQTQPPQTQVHIPLQSRTALPIQQIVTAQIRPQLQLHHQHQLITVPGLQQQVQVLGTIQTHVAAQLQAQQGRALPQQIKLQLPIQIQQAGGQVQAHQIQNVVTIQTASVQDHLQRIQQLREQQQKKKQQEAKREQSLQASSPSDIIQKQVVMKQNAVIENLKQRKTMTPAEREENQRIIVCNQVMKFILDKIDKDEKQAAKKRKKEESVEQKRSKQNATKLSALLFKHKEQLKAEILKKRALLDKELQLEVQEELRRDISRLRKEKEKAQAAASQAAAAAAAAQVVLSLSPTMASLSSAHKRKRDDERDSSSAKPKKKKMISTTSKDHKKEVKLYCVCKTPYDEAKFYIGCDLCSNWFHGACVGITEKEAKKMDDYVCNGCKQGQDSQDSEGTTEELYCICRTPYDETQFYIGCDRCQNWYHGRCVGILQSEATHIDEYVCPQCQSTEDAMTVLTPLTDKDYEGLRRILRSLQAHKMAWPFLEPVDPNDAPDYYGVIKEPMDLSTMEDRLQKRYYNKLTEFVADMTKVFDNCRYYNPNDSPFFQCAEVLESFFVQKLKGFKASRSHNNQLQTSTS; the protein is encoded by the exons ATGAGGGGGAAAAGAGGCAGGCCGCCCAAAACCTTGCGGATGCAGGAGCCTTCATCCGAGCCGGAGCGTGGCTTGAGACCCAGGAGGGAGTTGAGGGCAAAGGGGAGAGGTAGTGCCGAGGTCGATTTTGAGAGTCCCAAGAGGGGAAATAACTCTTCGTCTAGGGGCAGAAGGAAAGTGGGATCATCTCGCGGTAGGGGAAGAGGCAGAGGTTGTGGTGGCAGAGGTACTAGGGGCAGACGGTCAATCGCTAGATCTGTGGTTTATGATGATCATGAaagtgatgaagatgatgatgctGTGAGTTTGAGATCTGAGGAGGACGAGTTGATAGAGGAAGAGACGATAACAGACGAGGAAGAAGAGGCCCTCAACGAGGAGTCAGACCCGCTTGAGGAAATACtcgaggaggatgatgatgatgccaGCTACTGTACTGAAAGCAGCTTTCGGAGTCAGAGCACTCATGGCAGCACTCCGG GGCGGAAGAGGACGCGGGTGCACTGCCCTCGCTCGCCCATCTTTGAGGAAAAGGAGATCCCTCCTCTGGAGCTGCCCAGAACCTCTGAGGACCTCATGGTGCCCAGCGAGGAACTGCTCAACGTGTCCTCCATCTACGAGGTCCTGCGCAACTTCAGCACGGTTCTGCGGCTCTCTCCCTTCCGCTTTGAGGACTTCTGTGCTGCACTGGTAAGCCAGGAGCAGTGCACGCTGATGGCAGAGACCCACACAGCCCTGCTGAAGGCCATCCTGCGTGAGGAGGACACCTCCAACACCACATTCGGTCCTGCTGACCTCAAGGACAGCGTCAACTCCACCCTCTACTTCATTGATGGTATGACGTGGCCCGAGGTGGTCCGTGCCTACTGCGAGAGCGACCAGGAGTACCACCATGTCCTGCCCTACCAGGAGGTGGAGGACTACCCCTATGGCCCTCTGGACAGTAAGATCAAGGTGCTGCAGTTCTTGGTGGATCAGTTCCTCACCACCAACATCGCCCGTGAGGAGTTGATGTCAGAGGGGGTGGTGCAGTATGATGACCACTGCAGGGTGTGCCACAGGTTGGGGGACCTGTTGTGCTGTGAGACCTGCTCTGCCGTCTACCACCTGGAGTGTGTGAAGCCGCCGCTGGTAGAGGTGCCGGAGGACGAATGGCAGTGTGAGATCTGCGTGGCACACAAGGTGCCCGGGGTCacagactgtgtgacagagatgCAGAAGAGCAAACCCTACATCCGCCAGGAGCCCATCGGCTACGACCGCCACCGGAGGCAATACTGGTTCCTAAACCGAAGGATAATTGT TGAGGAAGACGGGGAGCATGATAAGAAGAAGATCTGGTACTACAGCACAAAGGTCCAGCTGGGAGAGCTGATAGAGTGTCTAGACAAGGAGTACTGGGAAAACGACCTGTGTGCCGTCCtcgaggagatgagagaggaggtgcACACTCACATGGACATCACTGAGGACCTCACCAACAAGGCCCGCGGCAACAACAAGGCCTTCCTCACGGCAGCCAACG ATGAGATCCTAGAGCGTGTGCAGGGCAGGCCGGAACGGCGAGCAGCGGAGCAGGCAGAGAAGGCCTCTACAGACACCACCAAGATAGAGGAAGAGACCCCCACACACTGCACTCAACTACCAGACCACAGAGAGCTCCAAGACTCCGAGTCTAAAGAGGAGACAAGCTCACAAG aggATAAGCCTGTAGACTCAGAGTCCCATGGAGAGGAGGACCCCTCTGCCCAGTGCCAGCCTACTCCCCCAACACCACACCCTGGAGACGAGAACAGCAACAGCAGCCACGTCTCAGCGCCTGGGGTCCTCAGGAGGCCTGAAGAGCCAAACCTCGCTGACAGGTCCTCTCAGTCCTCCATCACCAGCCAGGACGACACGG GTGAAGGCAAGGAGATTGGGAATGGTGAGGGGTCAGCGTCTGGATGGACTAACAATCGCATAGTGACTCGTCTGCGTAACCCAGAGAGTAAGCTGAGCCAGCAGAAGACCCAGGGAGATGGCAGCCCTACACCCAGGGACAGCAAGGAG ACATCTCCTCCCAGCTCTGAGAGTGAAGTGGCTCTTCTGGGTACTGTGAGGAAAGAATTGGCGGTGAAGGACAACCTGAACAACTTCTTCAAGCTGGGCCAGGAGGGCAAGTTCCGAGTCTACCACAACCAGTTCAGCACCAACACACTGGGCCTCAACAAGCACCAGCATCGTGAGGACCACGACAAGCGCCGCCACCTCTCCCATAAGTTCAGCCTAACCCCCGCCGCGGATTTCAAGTGGAACGGCTCCATCCACGGCTCCAAGGTGCTGACCATCTCCACCCTGCGGCTCACCATCATCCAGCTGGAGACCAATGTCCCCGCCCCCTTCCTGCACCCAAACTGGGCCTCGCACAG GACAAACTGGATTAAAGCGGTGCAGATGTGCAGTAAGGCTCGGGAGTTTGCCTTGGCACTGGCCATCATGGAGTGTGCCATCAAACCAGTGGTCATGCTGCCTGTCTGGAAAGATGCACTTGGACACACAAG GCTCCATCGCATGACCTCCATGGAgcgggaggagaaagagaaggggaaaaagagagagaaaaaactggAGGATGAAGAGACTATGCAGCAGGCCACCTGGGTGAAGTACACCATCCCCATCAAACACCAG gTGTGGAAGCAGAAGGGGGAGGAGTACAGAGTAACTGGGTACGGGGGCTGGAGCTGGGTCAGTAAGACTCACGTCCATCGCTTTGTTCCCAGGCTACCAGGGAACACCAACGTCAACTACCGCAAAGCACTCGAAG CAGCAAAAACTGGCAAAGAAAATGCAACATCCTGCCCGAACAAACGAAAATGTTTGCCCAAAGCACCAACGAGCTcggaaacccaaacaaaagaagAGTCTACTCCAATTACTGAAGAAAAAGACCAGGAGGAAACCTCCACCATGGAGTCATCTGGGAGCACTTCACCAGGAGAGGGGCAGACTCtgaaagagaaggaagagaaaaaTATCACAGACGTGGAGGAGAAGAAAGATGATCAGGTGgaggagaagactgaggacaAGATGGATGTTGACCCCAGTCCACCAGACACCTGTCTCAGTGAGGAAAAAG GTATAGTGGACAGCAAATGCCCCTCGTCACTGACTGACCCTGCTGTGAAGGAGGAGCCCAGGGAGGAAGAAGAACCTAAGCAGGAGGACTCTGAGGCCAAGCCACCTGTCCGCCCCTTCAACTGGGATGTGGTGAACGTCAGCGAGGGCTTCCAGCTCCGTACGGCCTACAAGAAGAAGGTGAAGACGTCCAAGCTCGACGGGCTGCTGGAGCGCAGAGTGAAACAGTTCACCCTGGAGGAGAAGCAGAGGCTAGAGCGCCTCAAACAGCAATCAGCCCTGGCCAAACACACAGTCTCCAAGGAGAAAGTTAACACAGGGACTCCCACCACCATCAAGGCTTCTACAGCAGACAAGTTAGCAGTGACACCGTGCAAAAGTCTGAAAACTGAGGGACAAGTGGACTCAGTAGTTAAAGACACAATTGTTAAAAGGCTCGACTTTGACCAGGAGCAGCAAGTGAAATCCCAGCCTTCAGGAGAGAAAGATAATCTGGACGTCAGATTAGGCTCCACCTGTACACCCCAGGCAGCAGGAGCCACAGGCcccaacctcaacaccacagagTTGCCCAACCATGAGAGCAGCGTTCAGGGAAATGGTGGGGATGCGTTATCTCAAACAGAGCTGAATGGAGGCTCACAGAAAAGCATAGACCTCAACAACAAAGTCAATTTGACATCTCTAGAACCGGCTTTAGGTGCCCCCAAACCTCCCAGAGCAGAAGTGACGACAACAGGAGAAAACGGTAGGAAGCATGGTTATGAGGAGACAGAGCAAGGTAATGgacagagggagatagaaagCAAACCACATTTAGTGCAGGTGAATGGGAAAGACGCTGTTGACACCAAGGCTCCTGTAGACTCAAAGATGCACTTAAACCTGGCCAACAAAGTGGACACCAAGGTCATGCTCCAGACGTTAGAGGGTGAGATCAAAACACTGCCAGTGAAGGAGCCTGTAAAATCCATTATGAACGGTACTCTCTCTCAAGACGGGTTAAAGGTCAACAACACTGTGTTAGCCACCAGCCCAGTCACGGCGGACGTAGAGAGAAGGGTTGTGGTGTCCGAGTCTGACTATCTGCCACCTCAGAAGGTTGCCAGACTGGAGAATAATGGCGACAGGGTGGCAGACTCCGTCACGTCGTCACTGTTAGGGCCGCCCACTGGTGTTCCCACGGTAAGCAACAGCACCAAGTCTGAGCCAATGGAGATTGGGCAGACGGCATCCAATAAGATCACCCCGTTTCCTATCCCCACTGCAGAGGAGTCCAGCTTGAGTAACAACACCACAGTGAACAGCAGTAGCAGTACTGGGGTGCTGAAGACCATTACCCAAGTCACcacaaccactactaccaccatgtcaACAGAGTCTCGCACGGTGCAGATAGCCGAGGTCTCCAGCAGCACTAAGCCTGCAGTGACGCCTGCTGCAGAGAGCAGTGCTGTATCCACCCTCACCACCATGACCAAGACCACCGTCACCAGGGTCAGCTCCCCGACCCTCGGGGCCACTGTCTCCAAGGAGACCAAGACTGTTGTCACTGCAATGTTGACAGATGCCAAATCTGGCCCCTCAGGCTCTTCAGTCACCTCCATGACGGTCAGTAAGGAGTACTCCACCAGAGACCGAGTCCGGCTGCTAAAGTTCTCCCGCTCCAAGAAGACCCGCTCTGGCACGGCCCTCCCCTCTTACCGCAAGTTTGTCACCAAGAGTAGCAAGAAGAGCATCTTTGTACTGCCTAATGATGACCTGAAGAAGCTGGCGAGGAGAGGGGGCATCAGAGAGGTACCTATCTTCAACTACAACGCCAAGCCAGCTCTGGACATCTGGCCTTATCCCTCCCCCAGACCCACCTTTGGAATCACGTGGAG ATACCGTCTCCAGACTGTGAAGTCTCTGGCGGGGGTCAGTCTGATGCTGCGGCTGCTCTGGGCCTGCCTGAGGTGGGATGACATGGCTGTCAAGCCCTCCCCTGCTGTAGGAACAACCCGCACAG AATCCTCGGAGACGGCGATCACCACAACAGAGATCATCAAGCGGCGAGATGTGGGGCCGCACGGCATCCGGTCTGAATACTGCATCAGGAAGATCATCTGCCCAATTGGTGTTACCGAAGCTCCCAAAG AAACTCCCACTCCCCAGAGGAAAGGCCTGCGCTCCAGCGCTCTGAGGCCAAAGAAGCCTGAGCCGGCCAAGCAGACTGGACCCATCATCTTAGAGACGTGGGTGGCCGAGGAGGAGCTGGAGATCTGGGAGATCAGAGCCTTTTCAGAAAG ggtagagagggagaaggcccAGGCTGCAGACCAGGCTAAG AAACGGTTGGAGCAACAGAAGCCTGGTGCCACCACCTCCACTCCCACCAGCACCCCTACAACCTCAGCTTCTGGCACTCCGGCATCCCTGACCAGCCAGGTCACCCCGGGGACTAAACTGGTCCTGGCCACTAAGCTGGGGACACCTGTCACATTCCAGCAGAACAAGAACTTCCATCAGTCGTTTGCTTCCTGGGTCAAGCAGGGCCAGGGTAGTCCAG TCTCCACTTGCTCACGGGCCACCGTGGCAAACAGCATTGTCACCACCTCTGGACAAACGTTCCAGATCTCTGCCAGCCCGGTGACCATGGCTGGCCAGGTCATCACCGCCAAGCTACCCATCCCGGCCAACAGCAAGATTGTTACGGTCAACATGCCAACCACACAAGGAG GTATGGTGCAAGTCCAGCAGAATGTCCTGGGCATTATTCCATCCAGTACCCCAGGCAACCAGCGGACCTACTCCTCATTCCAGAACCGCAACGCCACCATCAACATCAGACCCAACAACTCCACCTCAACCACCACTCAGCCG GTCATTGCCACCGGAGCCCAGATCCGTCCGGGCATGTCGGTGATCCGATCGCCCCTGCAGCAGGGCACCACCATGGGCAAAACCATCATCAGAACCCCCTTGATGATGCAACAAG GCCAGCAGCAGGTGGTGACTCAAATCATCCGGGGCCAACCTGTCTCCACAGCAGTTTCCAGTGCCAGCCCTGTGCAGACCAGCGCAGGCCAGAGGATGCTGGGTGCTGCTCCGTCCCCCCGTCCTGTCACCCCTGCCACCGGGCAGGCCCCATCACCATCCACCCCCCAAGGCGGCCGACCACAGCAGGGCCAGGTCAAACTCACCCTGGCCCAGCTCACCCAGCTAACGCAGGGGGCACAG ggaGGGAACCAGGGTCTCACAGTAGTAATCCAGGGACAGGGGCAGACCACAGGCCAGCTGCAGGTCATCCCCCAGGGGGTGACAGTCATCCCAGGCCCTGGGCAGCAGCTCATGCAGGCTGCCATGCCCAACGGCCAGGTGCAGCGCTTCCTCTTCACCCCAGGGGCATCAGCCCCCACCCCCGCAACCACAGCCAGTGCTGCTGTCACCCCTGTCACAGCCCCTACAACAACACCCTCA GCTATCGCTCCTGTCCAGCCCCTTCAACAGGCTATCGCTCCTGTCCAGCCCCCTCAACAGGCTATCGCTCCT CCCCCTGCCCTCGCTCCTGCCCCCCCTTCAGTGTCCACACATCAGACTCAACCCCCTCAGACTCAAGTCCACATCCCCCTCCAGTCCCGCACTGCATTACCCATCCAGCAGATA GTTACGGCTCAGATCAGGCCCCAGCTGCagctccaccaccaacaccagcTGATCACAGTGCCGGGGCTGCAGCAGCAGGTCCAGGTGCTGGGCACCATCCAGACCCACGTGGCGGCCCAGCTCCAGGCCCAGCAGGGTAGGGCGTTGCCCCAGCAGATCAAGCTGCAGCTGCCTATCCAGATCCAGCAGGCAGGAGGCCAGGTGCAGGCCCACCAGATCCAGAACGTGGTGACCATCCAGACAGCTAGTGTGCAGGACCACCTGCAGAGGATCCAGCAgctcagagagcagcagcagaagaagaagcagcaggaGGCCAAAAGGGAGCAGAGCCTGCAGGCCTCCAGTCCCAGCGACATCATCCAGAAACAGGTGGTGATGaagcagaatgctgtgatagaaAATCTGAAACAGAGGAAGACCATGACTCCAGCAGAGCGGGAGGAGAACCAGAG AATAATCGTCTGCAACCAGGTTATGAAGTTCATCCTGGACAAGATCGACAAGGACGAGAAGCAGGCGGCtaagaagaggaagaaggaggagtCTGTGGAGCAGAAACGCAGCAAGCAGAATGCCACCAAGCTCTCGGCTCTGCTCTTCAAGCACAAAGAGCAGCTCAAGGCTGAGATCCTGAAGAAGAGGGCTCTACTGGACAAGGAGCTGCAGCTGGAGGTGCAG GAGGAGCTGAGGAGGGACATCAGCAGgctgaggaaggagaaggagaaggcccAAGCTGCCGCCTCTCAGGCAGCCGCTGCTGCAGCCGCAGCCCAGGTGGTCttatccctctcccccaccatggCCTCGCTCTCCTCCGCCCACAAACGCAAGAGGGACGACGAGAGGGACTCGTCCTCCGCCAAgcccaagaagaagaagatgataTCCACTACCTCAAAGGATCACAAGAAGGAAGTCAAGCTGTACTGTGTCTGTAAAACACCCTATGACGAGGCCAA GTTCTACATTGGGTGCGACCTGTGCTCCAACTGGTTCCACGGTGCGTGTGTGGGCATCACGGAGAAGGAGGCCAAGAAGATGGACGACTACGTTTGTAATGGCTGCAAGCAGGGCCAGGACTCACAGGACTCAGAGGGCACCACGGAGGAGCTGTACTGCATCTGCCGGACGCCATATGATGAAACACA GTTTTACATTGGCTGCGACCGTTGCCAGAACTGGTACCACGGGCGCTGTGTGGGCATTCTGCAGAGTGAGGCCACCCACATAGACGAGTACGTGTGCCCGCAGTGTCAATCCACGGAGGACGCCATGACGGTCCTCACACCATTAACCGACAAGGACTACGAGGGTTTAAGAAGAATCCTGCGCTCCTTACAG